From one Pontibacillus sp. HMF3514 genomic stretch:
- the lspA gene encoding signal peptidase II: MWYYFIVAAVLILDQLTKWMIVKRMEIGEHIPVIENFFYITSHRNRGAAWGILQGQMWFFYIVTAIVICVVIYYMHKYASSSNVLGLSLGLILGGAIGNFIDRLFRKEVVDFIDIYIGSYDYPIFNIADSALVVGVILVFFATMLDERKKGSKSS; this comes from the coding sequence ATGTGGTATTATTTCATAGTAGCTGCTGTACTAATTCTAGATCAGCTAACTAAATGGATGATTGTAAAGCGAATGGAAATTGGGGAACATATTCCTGTCATTGAAAACTTTTTTTACATAACGTCTCACCGCAACCGCGGAGCGGCATGGGGAATTTTACAAGGGCAGATGTGGTTCTTCTATATCGTTACAGCCATTGTCATTTGTGTGGTCATTTATTATATGCATAAGTACGCTAGTTCCAGTAACGTCTTAGGGTTATCCCTTGGCTTAATTTTAGGCGGGGCAATCGGAAACTTTATCGATCGACTGTTTCGCAAAGAAGTTGTAGATTTTATAGATATCTATATCGGAAGCTATGACTATCCCATTTTTAACATAGCAGATTCAGCGCTCGTTGTAGGTGTAATCCTTGTCTTTTTTGCAACGATGCTAGATGAACGTAAGAAAGGAAGCAAGTCATCATGA
- a CDS encoding RluA family pseudouridine synthase: MSSNNHIVTVEEQGARLDKLIVDLHSDASRSQIQSWIKEQYVMVNGRHVKSNYKCQEGDEISWTVPEAEPLEVVAEDIPIHIVYQDKDIAVVNKPRGMVVHPSAGHPSGTLVNALLYHCHDLSGINGVMRPGIVHRIDKDTSGLLMVAKNDKAHASLAEQLSEKTIDRKYVAIVHGEIQHEYGTIEAPIGRDPKDRQKMAVVEGGKDAVTHFKVLHLYPEYSYIECVLETGRTHQIRVHMRYIEHPLAGDPKYGPRRTLPIDGQALHAKHLAFEHPTTGEWMEFDQEPPEPFQKLLDELQKRS; this comes from the coding sequence ATGAGTTCAAATAACCATATCGTAACAGTAGAAGAACAAGGAGCGCGTCTAGATAAGTTGATCGTTGATCTTCACAGTGATGCATCTCGTTCACAAATTCAATCTTGGATTAAAGAACAATATGTAATGGTAAACGGTAGACATGTAAAGAGTAACTACAAGTGCCAAGAAGGAGACGAAATTTCTTGGACAGTACCTGAAGCAGAACCCCTTGAAGTTGTAGCTGAAGATATCCCAATTCATATTGTTTATCAGGATAAAGATATTGCTGTAGTCAATAAACCTAGAGGCATGGTGGTGCACCCATCAGCAGGGCATCCATCAGGTACATTAGTAAACGCTTTACTTTATCATTGTCACGATTTATCAGGGATTAATGGTGTAATGCGTCCTGGAATTGTGCATCGAATTGATAAAGATACAAGTGGATTGTTGATGGTTGCGAAAAACGATAAAGCACATGCATCCCTTGCTGAACAATTATCTGAGAAGACCATCGATCGAAAATATGTAGCCATCGTACATGGAGAAATTCAACATGAGTACGGCACAATAGAAGCTCCAATAGGGAGAGACCCTAAAGACCGTCAAAAGATGGCTGTTGTTGAAGGAGGGAAAGATGCAGTAACCCATTTTAAGGTGTTGCATTTGTACCCTGAGTACTCCTACATTGAATGTGTGCTTGAGACAGGGCGTACTCACCAGATTCGTGTTCATATGCGTTACATTGAGCACCCTCTTGCTGGTGATCCGAAGTACGGTCCAAGAAGGACGTTACCAATTGATGGACAGGCATTACATGCTAAACATTTAGCCTTTGAACACCCAACGACAGGGGAGTGGATGGAATTCGATCAAGAACCTCCAGAACCTTTCCAAAAACTATTAGATGAACTTCAGAAAAGATCTTGA
- the pyrR gene encoding bifunctional pyr operon transcriptional regulator/uracil phosphoribosyltransferase PyrR produces the protein MARGFFAVITKEVHDLEKKASLLDEAAIRRALTRIAHEILEKNKGTDGLTLIGIKTRGVPLAQRLAKKIAEIEGVDVPIGEVDITLYRDDLTKENDQEEPEIKGMNVKQDITNQKVILVDDVLYTGRTVRAAMDAVMDHGRPAQVQLAVLVDRGHRELPLRADYVGKNIPTSLDEIIGVSLSETDESDEVSIYSK, from the coding sequence ATGGCAAGGGGATTTTTTGCGGTCATTACCAAGGAGGTGCACGATTTGGAGAAAAAAGCTTCCCTACTAGATGAAGCAGCCATTCGAAGAGCATTAACACGTATTGCTCATGAAATACTCGAGAAAAACAAAGGAACAGATGGACTCACTTTAATTGGCATTAAAACAAGAGGAGTACCATTGGCACAGCGTTTAGCTAAAAAGATTGCAGAAATAGAAGGCGTAGACGTTCCTATAGGGGAAGTTGATATTACCCTTTATCGTGATGATCTTACGAAAGAAAATGATCAGGAAGAGCCTGAAATTAAAGGGATGAATGTCAAACAAGATATCACGAATCAAAAAGTGATCCTTGTAGATGATGTTCTTTACACAGGTCGCACAGTTCGAGCTGCTATGGATGCAGTCATGGATCATGGAAGACCAGCACAGGTCCAACTAGCTGTACTCGTAGACCGAGGACACAGAGAGTTACCGCTAAGAGCTGATTATGTAGGCAAAAACATTCCAACATCTTTAGATGAGATCATCGGGGTTAGCTTAAGTGAAACCGATGAATCGGATGAAGTAAGTATCTACTCAAAATAA
- a CDS encoding solute carrier family 23 protein, with protein sequence MNKNEKILDVRDVPNWPKWLTLSLQHLFAMFGATILVPFLTNLSPAVALVSSGLGTLAYLLITKGRIPAYLGSSFAFIAPITGAMSAGGVEGAMVGSFLAGLVYGLISVLIRMFGLNWLMKILPPIVVGPVIIVIGLSLATTAVDMASNDADGNYSLTHLMIALVTLGVTIIATVFFRGFLNIIPVLLGITSGYLLALGIGIVDGSQVKAEWVELTSASGVGEFLTAFFQVPDFVIPFADYNPMNVLTLNIVTIMVPIAFVTLAEHTGDQMVLSKVAGRNFLKEPGLHRSIAGDGIATIIASMLGGPPNTTYGENIGVLAITRVFSVFVIGGAAVLAIFFGFTGIVTAVISAIPTAVMGGVSILLFGIIASSGLRMLTDNQVDLGDKRNLIISSVILVVGIGGATVKIPAFNLDLSGMALAALIGVILNLVLPGKEKGYGNGKMFEENEDMKEKADESAA encoded by the coding sequence ATGAACAAAAATGAAAAGATATTAGATGTACGAGATGTACCTAATTGGCCAAAATGGTTAACATTAAGCTTACAGCATTTATTTGCCATGTTCGGTGCTACGATATTAGTTCCATTTTTAACGAACTTATCACCTGCAGTTGCACTTGTTTCAAGTGGACTTGGCACGCTTGCTTATTTACTCATAACCAAAGGTAGAATACCAGCTTATCTAGGATCTAGTTTTGCTTTTATTGCTCCAATAACGGGTGCCATGTCTGCCGGGGGCGTAGAAGGTGCCATGGTCGGAAGTTTTTTAGCTGGACTTGTTTATGGACTTATATCAGTACTTATACGTATGTTTGGATTAAACTGGCTTATGAAAATCTTACCTCCTATTGTAGTGGGACCTGTCATCATCGTAATTGGGCTTTCACTTGCTACTACAGCAGTTGATATGGCTTCAAATGACGCTGATGGAAATTATAGTCTAACTCATCTAATGATTGCTCTGGTGACACTTGGTGTAACAATCATTGCTACGGTGTTTTTCAGAGGTTTCTTGAACATCATTCCAGTTCTGTTAGGTATAACAAGTGGCTATCTTCTAGCTCTTGGAATTGGAATTGTAGATGGATCTCAAGTGAAAGCAGAATGGGTGGAGTTAACATCTGCAAGTGGAGTTGGAGAGTTTCTAACAGCATTCTTCCAAGTACCAGACTTCGTAATCCCTTTTGCAGATTATAACCCTATGAATGTTCTCACTTTAAATATTGTTACGATCATGGTTCCAATTGCCTTTGTGACACTAGCAGAGCATACAGGAGATCAAATGGTTCTATCTAAGGTAGCAGGGCGTAACTTCTTAAAAGAACCTGGACTTCATCGCTCAATCGCAGGGGATGGAATTGCAACCATCATCGCTTCCATGCTTGGTGGGCCTCCAAACACAACATACGGTGAAAATATCGGGGTATTAGCAATAACTCGCGTATTCAGTGTGTTTGTTATCGGGGGAGCTGCAGTACTAGCAATATTCTTTGGGTTTACTGGAATTGTAACAGCAGTTATTTCAGCTATACCGACAGCTGTTATGGGCGGTGTGTCCATACTACTTTTTGGAATAATCGCTTCTTCCGGGCTTCGCATGCTTACAGATAATCAAGTGGATTTAGGAGATAAACGAAATCTAATTATCTCTTCTGTCATCCTTGTAGTTGGGATTGGTGGCGCTACAGTTAAAATACCTGCGTTCAACCTTGACTTATCAGGAATGGCATTAGCTGCCTTAATCGGTGTCATCCTTAACCTAGTCCTCCCAGGAAAAGAAAAAGGTTATGGCAACGGTAAGATGTTTGAAGAAAATGAAGATATGAAAGAAAAAGCAGATGAATCTGCAGCATAA
- a CDS encoding aspartate carbamoyltransferase catalytic subunit, translating into MKHILRMSDLTNEDLYRLFDQADKAKDNNLHVNQQAFVANLFFEPSTRTKTSFEVAEKKLGLETLDFTSESSSVQKGESLYDTVRTFEALGANAVVIRHEKENYYNELLEGVSIPIINGGDGKGEHPTQSLLDLYTIYKEYGYFEGLTVVIAGDIKHSRVARSNAYILDRLGANVSFTGPESWQDKSLAFPYLPMDEAVEQCDVLMMLRIQEERHQDRINNKQGYLEQFGLTLEREKRMKPRSIILHPAPVNRGVEIASELVECSRSRIFQQMTNGVYVRMAALEHVLRGGTEDEKTTETSTHLSR; encoded by the coding sequence TTGAAACATATCCTTCGTATGTCAGACCTAACAAATGAAGATCTCTATAGATTGTTCGATCAAGCAGACAAAGCTAAAGACAACAACCTTCATGTAAACCAACAAGCATTTGTAGCAAATTTATTTTTTGAGCCGAGTACGCGAACGAAAACGAGTTTTGAGGTAGCGGAAAAAAAGCTCGGACTTGAGACACTCGATTTTACTTCTGAGTCTTCAAGTGTTCAAAAAGGGGAGTCCCTCTATGATACGGTTCGAACATTTGAGGCATTAGGAGCTAATGCAGTTGTGATAAGGCATGAAAAAGAAAACTATTACAATGAACTGCTAGAGGGTGTCTCCATCCCCATCATCAATGGAGGAGATGGAAAAGGTGAACATCCAACACAAAGCTTGCTTGACCTCTACACGATTTATAAAGAGTATGGTTATTTTGAAGGGCTCACGGTCGTGATAGCTGGAGATATCAAGCATAGCCGCGTAGCAAGATCAAACGCCTATATCCTTGACCGATTAGGAGCAAACGTTTCTTTCACAGGACCTGAAAGCTGGCAGGATAAAAGCTTAGCTTTTCCATACCTGCCGATGGATGAGGCTGTGGAACAATGTGATGTCCTCATGATGTTACGCATACAAGAAGAACGTCATCAAGATCGTATCAACAATAAACAAGGTTACCTAGAACAATTCGGTTTAACACTAGAAAGAGAAAAACGAATGAAGCCTAGAAGTATCATTTTGCATCCAGCTCCAGTCAACAGGGGAGTTGAGATTGCAAGTGAATTGGTTGAATGTAGCCGATCTCGTATTTTTCAGCAGATGACTAACGGGGTGTACGTTCGGATGGCTGCTTTAGAGCATGTATTAAGAGGAGGAACTGAGGATGAAAAAACTACTGAAACAAGCACGCATCTTTCAAGGTAA
- a CDS encoding dihydroorotase → MKKLLKQARIFQGNELVETNVLIENDRVQAFTNDEPQVDEVINCKGHLLSPGFVDIHVHLREPGGETKETISTGTAAAARGGFTTVCAMPNTRPVPDNEENMQHVLDRIQEDANVRVLPYASITTRQLGQDLTPMATLQQMGAVAFTDDGVGVQSAGMMLEAMKTASSLNASIVAHCEDNSLIQGGVIHQGEASKRLNVPGIPSICESVQIARDVLLAEATGCHYHVCHVSTKESVRVIRDAKTAGIPVTAEVTPHHLVLTEDDVEADNAMFKMNPPLRSQGDREALIEGLVDGTIDCIATDHAPHTEEEKQEGLLKSPFGIVGFETAFSLLHTHLVQKGVCSLKELIDWLTVKPANIFNLPYGKLEEGSTADLVLLDLEKNVKIDRNEFLSKGKNTPFHGWEVTGAPVWTMVAGEFIWEGSTNENTSTRA, encoded by the coding sequence ATGAAAAAACTACTGAAACAAGCACGCATCTTTCAAGGTAATGAATTAGTAGAGACCAATGTTCTGATTGAAAACGATCGAGTTCAAGCTTTTACGAATGATGAGCCACAAGTAGATGAGGTCATCAATTGTAAAGGGCACCTTTTATCACCAGGTTTTGTTGATATTCATGTCCACCTACGCGAGCCAGGTGGGGAAACAAAAGAAACCATATCTACTGGTACAGCAGCTGCTGCACGCGGGGGGTTCACAACTGTTTGTGCTATGCCGAATACACGACCTGTCCCTGATAATGAAGAGAACATGCAACATGTGCTGGACCGAATTCAAGAAGATGCAAACGTAAGAGTTTTACCATACGCCTCTATAACAACAAGACAGCTTGGTCAGGATCTTACACCGATGGCTACACTGCAACAGATGGGAGCGGTCGCTTTTACAGATGATGGGGTAGGCGTGCAATCAGCAGGTATGATGCTTGAGGCCATGAAAACAGCTTCCTCTTTAAATGCTTCAATCGTTGCTCACTGTGAAGATAACTCTCTTATTCAAGGTGGCGTGATACATCAAGGTGAAGCGAGTAAACGTCTTAATGTCCCAGGGATTCCATCTATTTGTGAATCTGTTCAAATTGCTAGAGACGTATTATTGGCCGAAGCTACAGGTTGTCACTATCACGTTTGCCACGTGAGTACAAAAGAGTCGGTGCGTGTCATCCGTGATGCTAAAACAGCAGGTATTCCGGTTACTGCGGAAGTGACTCCGCATCACCTTGTCCTAACAGAAGATGATGTTGAAGCGGACAATGCGATGTTTAAAATGAATCCTCCACTACGTTCGCAGGGGGATCGTGAGGCATTAATTGAAGGGTTAGTTGATGGAACCATCGATTGCATCGCGACAGATCACGCTCCGCATACAGAGGAAGAAAAGCAAGAAGGACTTCTTAAATCTCCTTTTGGCATTGTAGGTTTTGAAACGGCATTCTCCCTATTGCATACACACTTGGTTCAAAAGGGCGTATGCAGCCTAAAAGAACTAATCGACTGGCTAACGGTTAAACCAGCTAACATATTTAATCTACCATATGGAAAGCTTGAAGAAGGTTCTACAGCGGATTTGGTATTACTAGATTTGGAGAAAAACGTAAAAATAGATCGAAACGAATTTTTATCAAAAGGAAAAAACACGCCATTCCATGGATGGGAAGTTACTGGAGCTCCAGTGTGGACGATGGTTGCAGGTGAATTTATATGGGAGGGATCAACAAATGAAAACACGTCAACTCGTGCTTGA
- a CDS encoding carbamoyl phosphate synthase small subunit gives MKTRQLVLEDGTTFIGNAIGSDEESFGEVVFNTGMTGYQEIISDPSYCGQIVTLTYPMIGNYGINREDFESIDPSINGLVVREACSAPSNFRSQESLDTFLKAKNIPGISGIDTRKLTKVLRKHGTMKGMFTAVDRSAEEVVAELQDRPLRKDQVSMVSTIKPYVVPGRGERIVLVDYGMKHGILRELTKRNCHITVVPYNTSAEEILHLNPDGVMLSNGPGDPKDVKGAIEMLKGIIGKIPIFGICLGHQLFALACGADTSKMKFGHRGSNHPVKDHATGRVYMTSQNHGYAVDETSLQSTPLISTQYALNDGSVEGLKHKEYDAFSVQYHPESAPGPEDSNNLFDEFLNMIQTNIRREREACRSVQI, from the coding sequence ATGAAAACACGTCAACTCGTGCTTGAAGATGGAACAACATTTATAGGAAATGCAATAGGAAGTGATGAAGAATCATTTGGTGAAGTCGTATTTAACACAGGTATGACAGGGTATCAGGAAATCATTTCAGACCCGTCGTATTGTGGGCAAATCGTTACGCTAACATATCCTATGATCGGTAACTATGGTATTAACCGAGAAGATTTTGAGTCCATTGATCCGTCCATTAATGGCCTTGTAGTAAGAGAAGCATGTTCAGCTCCAAGTAACTTTCGCTCGCAGGAATCCTTGGATACATTCTTGAAGGCTAAAAACATTCCTGGAATTAGTGGGATCGATACAAGAAAACTCACAAAAGTTCTACGAAAACATGGGACGATGAAAGGGATGTTCACAGCTGTAGACCGATCTGCTGAAGAGGTAGTAGCTGAACTCCAAGATCGTCCTTTACGAAAAGATCAAGTGTCTATGGTATCGACGATCAAGCCTTATGTTGTACCAGGCAGAGGTGAGCGCATTGTACTCGTCGACTACGGAATGAAGCATGGGATTTTAAGAGAGTTAACCAAGCGCAATTGTCACATTACCGTAGTCCCATATAATACATCAGCTGAAGAGATCCTTCACTTGAATCCAGATGGCGTTATGCTTTCAAACGGCCCTGGAGATCCCAAAGATGTCAAGGGAGCGATCGAAATGTTGAAAGGGATTATAGGGAAGATCCCAATCTTTGGCATTTGTTTAGGTCACCAGCTTTTCGCTTTAGCTTGTGGAGCAGATACAAGCAAGATGAAGTTTGGACACAGGGGATCGAACCATCCTGTTAAAGACCATGCAACTGGAAGGGTTTATATGACATCTCAAAACCATGGGTATGCAGTAGATGAAACGTCTTTACAGTCTACTCCTCTTATTTCAACCCAATATGCGTTGAACGACGGAAGTGTAGAAGGGTTAAAACATAAAGAGTATGATGCTTTTTCTGTACAATATCACCCTGAAAGTGCACCAGGACCTGAAGACTCTAACAACTTATTTGATGAGTTTCTTAATATGATTCAGACGAACATTAGAAGGGAGCGAGAAGCATGCCGAAGCGTACAGATATAA
- the carB gene encoding carbamoyl-phosphate synthase large subunit encodes MPKRTDIKKILVIGSGPIIIGQAAEFDYSGTQACQSLKEEGYEVILANSNPATIMTDQTIADEVYMEPLTVDFLAKIIRKENPDALLPTLGGQTGLNLAVELEEAGVLNEFNVELLGTSLSAIQQAEDREKFRSLMGELNEPVPDSTIVSTVEEAVDFADEIGYPVIVRPAYTMGGTGGGMCYTEEELRNIAASGLHLSPVQQCLIEKNIAGFKEIEYEVMRDKQDHAIVVCNMENFDPVGIHTGDSVVVAPSQTLSDREYQLLRNASLKIIRALEIEGGCNVQLALDPHSFQYYIIEVNPRVSRSSALASKATGYPIAKIAAKIAVGLTLDEMKNPVTEQTYACFEPALDYIVTKIPRWPFDKFIQGHRVLGTQMKATGEVMAIGRSFEESLLKAVRSLEIGTEELYIEEMKDLSKEEMDHRLQKADDERLFVLAEAFRRGYSVEQVVSLTQIDPFFLTKIHALISLENELSDNLWDPHLLKQAKEKGLSDIALARLWNTTEDEVYEYRKNQMCAPVYKMVDTCAAEFESTTPYFYSTYEEENEAERSSREKVLVLGSGPIRIGQGVEFDYATVHSVLALKEAGYEAIIMNNNPETVSTDFSISDKLYFEPLSLEDVMHVVENEQPMGVIVQFGGQTAINLADGLARRGVKLLGTSLEAIDRSEDRDKFEHTLSKIGVPQPQGVTATSTEEAIETSECLGFPLVVRPSYVLGGRAMEIVYDKEELKRYMAEAVRVHADHPVLIDRYMTGIEIEVDAISDGDTVVIPGVMEHIERAGVHSGDSIAVYPTQRISPEMKQRCVDYTIRIAKELGIKGLINIQFVLHNDEVYVLEVNPRSSRTVPFLSKITGVTMANLATKVILGNKLTDFGLQDGVMPEPDDVFVKVPVFSFDKLRSVDTYLGPEMKSTGEVIGRDVTLEKALYKGLTASGIHIPTAGSVLLTIADQDKSELLEIATRFHQLGFNLYATEGTGQVISDEGLPINIVDKIGEGDYTVLDVVENETVQFVVNTLTNGTQPRTDGFRIRRESVEHGIPCLTSLDTAHAILRVIESMTFTAKSMPKQEVGVPC; translated from the coding sequence ATGCCGAAGCGTACAGATATAAAGAAAATTCTCGTAATAGGATCAGGACCCATCATTATAGGCCAAGCTGCTGAATTTGACTACTCTGGAACTCAAGCTTGCCAATCATTAAAAGAAGAAGGATATGAAGTCATTTTAGCAAACTCTAATCCAGCTACGATTATGACGGATCAAACGATTGCTGATGAAGTGTATATGGAACCATTAACAGTAGACTTTTTAGCCAAAATCATTCGTAAAGAAAATCCGGATGCTCTCCTTCCAACCTTAGGTGGACAGACAGGATTAAATCTTGCTGTTGAATTAGAGGAAGCTGGCGTTCTTAATGAGTTTAACGTAGAGTTACTCGGAACTTCTTTAAGTGCTATCCAGCAAGCTGAAGATCGTGAAAAATTCCGTTCTCTTATGGGTGAATTAAATGAACCTGTGCCAGATAGTACGATTGTAAGTACGGTAGAAGAGGCTGTGGATTTTGCAGATGAGATTGGTTACCCAGTCATTGTTCGTCCGGCATACACAATGGGCGGAACTGGTGGTGGCATGTGTTACACAGAAGAAGAGTTACGTAACATTGCCGCTAGTGGTCTGCATTTATCCCCCGTCCAACAATGTTTAATTGAGAAAAACATTGCAGGCTTTAAAGAGATCGAATATGAAGTAATGCGTGATAAACAAGATCATGCCATTGTGGTTTGTAACATGGAAAACTTTGACCCTGTTGGCATTCATACAGGGGACTCAGTGGTTGTTGCTCCAAGTCAGACACTTAGCGATCGTGAGTACCAGTTGCTACGTAATGCATCCTTGAAAATCATTCGCGCACTTGAGATTGAGGGGGGATGTAACGTTCAACTAGCTCTAGACCCTCACAGTTTCCAATATTACATCATCGAAGTGAACCCAAGGGTAAGTCGTTCATCTGCACTAGCATCTAAAGCAACTGGCTATCCAATTGCGAAAATCGCTGCGAAGATCGCCGTTGGATTAACGCTTGATGAAATGAAAAATCCGGTTACAGAACAAACATATGCTTGCTTTGAACCTGCACTTGACTATATTGTAACCAAAATTCCTCGTTGGCCTTTTGATAAGTTCATTCAAGGACATCGTGTATTAGGAACGCAGATGAAAGCGACAGGGGAAGTTATGGCGATTGGAAGATCCTTTGAAGAGTCCCTTTTAAAAGCAGTAAGGTCTCTTGAGATTGGAACAGAGGAACTTTATATCGAAGAAATGAAAGACCTTAGTAAGGAAGAAATGGACCATCGTCTTCAAAAAGCAGATGATGAGCGTCTGTTTGTGCTTGCAGAAGCATTTAGAAGAGGGTACTCCGTTGAGCAAGTGGTAAGCCTTACGCAAATCGATCCTTTCTTCCTCACCAAGATTCATGCGCTTATATCTCTTGAGAATGAGTTAAGTGATAACCTGTGGGATCCACACCTCCTTAAACAGGCGAAAGAAAAAGGCTTATCAGACATTGCGTTGGCAAGACTATGGAACACAACCGAAGATGAAGTTTACGAATATAGGAAAAATCAAATGTGCGCCCCTGTTTACAAAATGGTAGACACGTGTGCTGCAGAATTTGAATCTACCACACCTTATTTCTATAGCACGTATGAAGAAGAAAATGAAGCAGAGAGATCATCACGTGAAAAAGTACTTGTTTTAGGTTCTGGACCGATTCGAATTGGGCAAGGTGTAGAGTTTGACTATGCCACAGTCCACTCTGTACTTGCTTTAAAAGAAGCGGGTTACGAAGCCATTATCATGAACAACAACCCAGAAACCGTATCAACAGACTTTAGTATTTCTGACAAACTTTACTTTGAACCACTTAGTCTAGAAGATGTTATGCATGTTGTCGAAAATGAACAGCCAATGGGTGTCATTGTCCAGTTTGGCGGTCAAACAGCTATCAATCTAGCAGACGGATTAGCAAGAAGAGGTGTAAAACTACTGGGGACTTCTCTTGAAGCGATTGATCGCTCCGAAGACCGAGATAAATTTGAACACACGCTTTCTAAAATTGGCGTCCCTCAACCACAAGGCGTCACAGCTACAAGTACGGAAGAAGCTATTGAAACATCCGAATGCTTAGGATTCCCTCTTGTAGTCCGACCATCCTATGTGCTTGGTGGAAGAGCGATGGAGATTGTTTATGATAAAGAAGAGCTCAAACGATACATGGCTGAAGCGGTACGCGTTCATGCTGATCATCCGGTTTTAATTGATCGTTATATGACAGGGATTGAAATCGAAGTAGATGCCATTAGTGACGGAGATACAGTCGTGATCCCTGGAGTTATGGAACATATCGAACGTGCTGGTGTTCACTCAGGTGACTCTATTGCTGTATATCCAACGCAACGAATTTCTCCTGAAATGAAACAACGTTGTGTGGATTACACCATTCGAATTGCAAAAGAACTAGGCATTAAAGGATTAATTAATATTCAGTTTGTTCTTCATAACGATGAAGTTTATGTACTTGAAGTGAATCCAAGATCAAGTCGTACAGTTCCATTCTTAAGTAAGATCACAGGTGTAACGATGGCTAATCTAGCAACCAAAGTGATATTAGGAAACAAACTAACGGACTTCGGTCTACAAGACGGGGTAATGCCAGAACCAGATGATGTTTTTGTAAAAGTTCCAGTATTCTCTTTTGATAAATTACGCAGTGTAGACACGTACCTTGGACCTGAAATGAAATCAACAGGGGAAGTTATTGGTCGAGATGTAACATTAGAAAAAGCTTTATATAAAGGATTAACCGCATCAGGTATCCATATCCCAACTGCAGGATCTGTCCTTTTAACGATTGCAGATCAGGATAAAAGTGAGCTATTAGAGATTGCTACACGTTTCCATCAGTTAGGATTTAATCTATATGCAACAGAAGGAACAGGGCAAGTGATATCTGATGAAGGGCTTCCAATCAACATTGTCGATAAAATTGGAGAAGGAGACTATACGGTCCTAGATGTAGTAGAGAACGAAACAGTCCAATTTGTTGTAAATACTTTAACGAATGGTACACAACCACGTACAGATGGATTCCGCATTCGACGTGAATCGGTTGAACATGGCATTCCTTGCTTAACATCTCTTGATACAGCACATGCCATTCTACGTGTAATTGAATCTATGACGTTTACGGCGAAATCAATGCCGAAACAAGAGGTAGGGGTACCATGCTAA
- a CDS encoding dihydroorotate dehydrogenase electron transfer subunit — MLKPQNMQVLQNKKIAQDTFELKLTGPQVQDMTQPGQFLHVMIGEGWEHVLRRPLSITDVEHHVVTVIYKIVGKGTRALTEKKQGDSVDVLGPRGNGFPYQTNEDQHILLVGGGVGVPPLYYLAKKLVAQGNKVTTVLGFQTYSAVFYEKEFQGLGDLFITTDDGSYGHKGIVTDVFERIEKPFDLYYTCGPKPMIKAVTNELMIPGFMSLEERMGCGIGACFACVCEAADTHDEKGYRKVCQDGPVFPVEEVML, encoded by the coding sequence ATGCTAAAGCCACAAAACATGCAAGTCTTGCAAAACAAAAAAATAGCTCAAGATACATTTGAATTAAAATTAACAGGACCTCAAGTTCAAGATATGACTCAACCAGGACAATTTTTACACGTCATGATCGGAGAGGGCTGGGAGCATGTACTCCGTCGCCCTCTTTCCATCACTGATGTAGAGCACCATGTCGTGACGGTAATCTATAAAATTGTTGGAAAGGGTACGAGAGCACTAACTGAAAAGAAACAAGGAGATTCGGTTGATGTTTTAGGTCCAAGAGGAAACGGATTTCCTTATCAAACAAATGAAGACCAACATATTCTCCTCGTTGGAGGAGGCGTTGGTGTGCCGCCATTATACTATCTTGCTAAGAAACTAGTAGCTCAAGGAAATAAAGTGACAACAGTTCTTGGATTCCAAACATATTCAGCAGTCTTTTATGAAAAAGAATTTCAGGGGTTAGGAGATCTCTTTATCACAACTGATGATGGTAGCTATGGTCATAAAGGGATTGTTACTGATGTTTTTGAGCGTATAGAGAAGCCATTTGACCTTTACTATACATGTGGTCCGAAGCCGATGATAAAAGCCGTTACAAATGAACTTATGATCCCTGGTTTTATGTCATTAGAAGAACGTATGGGTTGTGGGATTGGTGCATGTTTTGCCTGTGTATGTGAAGCGGCTGATACTCATGATGAGAAAGGGTATCGAAAAGTATGTCAGGATGGCCCTGTATTTCCAGTAGAAGAGGTGATGTTGTAA